Proteins from a single region of Aythya fuligula isolate bAytFul2 chromosome 3, bAytFul2.pri, whole genome shotgun sequence:
- the SLC30A3 gene encoding zinc transporter 3 produces MEPPAPSGSESARLVRPRGGRADGSLRLKSPAPPGPDPGPERLQARRQLSIACTVCCVFMVGEVIGGYLAHSLAIMTDAAHLLTDVGSMSVSLFSLWVSTRPPTKTMSFGWHRSETLGALASVLSIWVVTGALVYLAAARIISNDYEIEARAMLATSASAVGVNLVMAYILHQAPAIHGHGAGGYEQLESAGGCLPGHAPLPGSTSVRAAFIHVVGDLLQSIGVLVAATIIYFKPQCKIADPISTLFFSVFVLGSTLTILRDVFRVLMEGAPRGIKFDAVKEVLLAVSGVRGTHDLHIWALTLSHPVVSVHVAVDASANPETVLRDATSQLQSKFGFVSCTVQVERYQEEALGCPHCQDPRA; encoded by the exons AtggagcccccggccccgtccGGCAGCGAGAGCGCCCGCCTGGTCAGACCGCGAGGCGGCCGCGCCGACGGCAGCCTGCGCCTCAAGAG cccggccccccccggccccgaccCCGGCCCGGAGAGGCTCCAGGCCCGGCGGCAGCTGAGCATCGCCTGCACCGTGTGCTGCGTCTTCATGGTTGGAGAGGTGATAG GCGGGTACCTGGCGCACAGCCTGGCCATCATGACGGACGCAGCCCACCTGCTGACGGACGTGGGCAGCATGTCCGTGAGCCTCTTCTCGCTTTGGGTCTCCACCCGCCCGCCCACCAAGACCATGAGTTTTGGCTGGCACCGCTCAG AGACGCTGGGTGCGCTGGCCTCCGTCCTCTCCATCTGGGTTGTCACCGGGGCTCTCGTCTACCTGGCGGCTGCACGCATCATCAGCAACGACTACGAGATCGAGGCACGAGCCATGCTGGCCACGTCTGCCAGCGCCGTGGGTGTCAACCTGGT CATGGCATACATCCTGCACCAGGCCCCCGCCATCCACGGCCACGGCGCGGGGGGCTACGAGCAGCTGGAGAGCGCGGGGGGCTGCCTGCCCGGCCATGCCCCCCTGCCTGGCAGCACCAGCGTCCGTGCAGCCTTCATCCACGTGGTGGGTGACCTGCTGCAGAGCATTGGTGTCCTGGTGGCCGCCACCATCATCTACTTCAAG CCCCAATGCAAGATCGCAGACCCCATCAGTACCCTCTTCTTCTCGGTCTTCGTCCTTGGCTCCACCCTCACTATCCTCAGAGACGTCTTCAGAGTGCTCATGGAAG GGGCACCGCGGGGCATCAAGTTCGACGCAGTgaaggaggtgctgctggcagtgagCGGGGTGAGGGGCACCCACGACCTGCACATCTGGGCGCTGACGCTGAGCCACCCCGTGGTGTCCGTGCACGTGGCCGTGG acGCCAGCGCCAACCCCGAGACGGTGCTGCGGGACGCCaccagccagctgcagagcaaaTTCGGCTTCGTGTCGTGTACGGTGCAGGTGGAGCGGTACCAGGAGGAGGCATTGGGCTGCCCGCACTGCCAGGACCCCCGGGCCTGA
- the GTF3C2 gene encoding general transcription factor 3C polypeptide 2 — protein sequence MASRGAGAGAAGPGGAARGPRCRDRSRRGRPGRGAAAAGRSRGRGRGRAGELGALRGAAALSRGPVLTRPCRSAGDPALEPSPGGGEGAAAAEARSDAGPDGPDGSGETSRGAGNGPVAAAPRKRGRKSKAELLVLQLSRDLPCPAPEPLCVQKALDGSEAAEGLEAAPGRRPKRRAARVALLYLQELAEELTSAYQPPAPNEGAQEPEPERVQKKRRRKKEEETDSDDPAQDTDFVPSKEVLLQAEEEEGSDAALSEESESELEPHRRHSTRTSSAGRSKPQCRGLAPNGFPNSVMVPVEKCSSITCSLREQKYSRWEFPDWIPLVHKWTCLSESEAAPYLPVEEKSPLFTIQREGIEDNGALYRLNRFNSLQPHEERRDVSFFVGGPVWAMEWCPTPEGSAAPQYVCLYCHKSMDETHSVAGLHRGPALLQLWSLGTLQQEGSADKAGLAYAVATDHGCVWDMKFCPSGAWEPPSTSRKHPQMSRLGLLAVAFSDGSVVLYALPHPGALQSCQRTQVKDGSLPKHVICKVQCTTTLQVGSIQAGSPSESGQCFSLSWMPSKPHHHLAAGFYDGTVAIWNLLTKSLLQRVCQPDGSLKLYPFQSFLAHDHAVRSIEWCKANSNFLVTAGNDRKIKFWDLRRLYEPINSIKRFLSTEVAWLLPYNGVTVAQDNCYASYGLCGIHYIDAGYLGFKAYFVAPRKGTVWSISGSDWLNTVAAGDITGELVAAVLPDLAINPLNVKRSSDRRFPVYKADLLPCGPTGPENGEQALPKTRLYSEMVAKAYIRFRDTDLRSFKNFSSREPMRRMHSQEVKAELSLDRLQLESLHKVRFSPNLDSQGWLLSGGQAGIVRAHCVAGLESGTDQQLLPQCRARFSSLYGAEPCSPGPAAASPLPAE from the exons ATGGCGtcccgcggggccggggccggggccgcggggccgggcggggccgcCCGCGGGCCGCGCTGCCGGGACCGGAGCCGCCGGGGCCGGCCGGGACGGGGAGCGGCGGCCGCCGGGCGGAgccggggccgcggccgggGCCGCGCGGGTGAGCTCGGGGCCCtccggggggcggcggcgctgTCCCGCGGCCCGGTGCTGACCCGGCCGTGCCGTTCCGCAGGGGACCCGGCCTTGGAGCCGTCGCcaggcggcggggagggggcggccgcgGCCGAGGCCCGGAGCGACGCCGGCCCCGACGGCCCCGACGGCAGCGGCGAGACCTCGAGGGGCGCGGGGAACGGGCCCGTGGCCGCCGCGCCCAGGAAGCGGGGCCGCAAGTCCAAGGcggagctgctggtgctgcagctgtcCCGGGACCTGCCGTGCCCGGCCCCGGAGCCGCTCTGCGTGCAGAAGGCGCTGGACGGCAGCGAGGCCGCCGAGGGCCTGGAGGCCGCCCCCGGCCGGCGCCCCAAGAGGCGGGCAGCCAGAGt GGCATTGCTTTACCTCCAGGAGCTGGCGGAGGAGCTGACATCTGCGtaccagcccccagctcccaacGAGGGTGCCCAAGAGCCGGAGCCTGAGCGTGTCCAGAAGAAGCGTCggaggaaaaaggaggaggagactGACAGCGATGATCCCGCACAAGACACTGACTTTGTGCCCTCAAAGGAGGTGTTGCTGCAggccgaggaggaggaaggcagcgaTGCTGCGCTCAGCGAGGAGTCAGAGTCGGAGCTGGAGCCGCATCGGCGGCACAGCACGAGGACGTCATCTGCAGGG AGATCCAAGCCCCAGTGCCGAGGCCTTGCTCCCAACGGCTTCCCCAACTCCGTCATGGTCCCGgtggagaagtgctccagcatCACCTGCAGCCT GCGGGAGCAGAAGTACTCGCGGTGGGAGTTCCCTGACTGGATCCCTCTGGTGCACAAGTGGACGTGTCTCTCTGAAAG cGAAGCTGCCCCGTACCTGCCAGTGGAGGAGAAGTCTCCCCTCTTCACTATCCAGCGGGAGGGCATTGAAGACAATGGTGCCTTGTACAGGCTGAACAG GTTCaactccctgcagccccacgaGGAGCGCCGGGACGTGTCGTTCTTTGTGGGCGGCCCCGTGTGGGCGATGGAGTGGTGCCCGACCCCGGAGGGCTCGGCGGCCCCCCAGTACGTGTGCCTGTACTGTCACAAGAGCATGGATGAGACGCACAGCGTGGCGGGGCTCCACAGGGGCCCggcgctgctgcagctctggagcCTGGGCacgctgcagcaggaggg ctctgccgaCAAAGCCGGGCTGGCCTACGCTGTCGCTACCGACCACGGCTGTGTCTGGGACATGAAGTTCTGCCCCAGCGGTGCCTGGGAGCcgcccagcacctccaggaag CACCCTCAGATGAGCCGGCTGGGCCTCCTGGCTGTGGCCTTCTCGGACGGCAGCGTGGTGCTGTACGCCCTCCCGCACCCCGGcgccctgcagagctgccagagaACCCAGGTAAAAG ATGGGTCCCTCCCCAAGCACGTTATCTGCAAG GTGCAGTGTACCACCACGCTCCAGGTGGGCTCTATCCAGGCGGGGAGCCCATCAGAAAGTGGCCAATGCTTCAGCCTCTCCTGGATGCCGTCCAAGCCCCACCACCACCTTGCGGCTGGTTTTTATGATG GCACCGTGGCCATCTGGAACCTGCTCACCAAGTCCCTGCTGCAGCGTGTGTGCCAGCCCGACGGCTCCCTCAAGCTCTACCCTTTCCAGAGCTTCCTAGCCCACGACCATGCTGTGCGGAGCATCGAGTGGTGCAAAGCCAACAG CAACTTCCTGGTCACGGCAGGGAATGACAGGAAGATCAAGTTCTGGGACCTGCGGCGGCTCTACGAGCCCATCAACAGCATCAAGCGGTTCCTCAGCACCGAGgtggcctggctgctgccctaCAACGGGGTTACCGTGGCCCAGGACAACTGCTATGCCTC TTACGGTCTCTGTGGGATCCACTACATTGACGCCGGGTACCTGGGCTTCAAGGCTTATTTTGTGGCCCCTCGCAAGGGGACTGTGTGG agcattTCTGGCTCGGACTGGCTGAACACGGTGGCTGCTGGAGACATCACGGGCGAGCTGGTGGCTGCGGTGCTGCCCGACCTGGCCATCAATCCCCTCAACGTCAAGCGCTCGTCGGACCGCAGATTT CCAGTCTACAAAGCTGATCTGCTGCCCTGCGGCCCCACAGGACCAGAGAATGGTGAGCAGGCACTGCCGAAGACCAGGCTCTACAGCGAGATGGTGGCAAAGGCCTACATTCGGTTTCGGGACACGGACCTG CGCAGCTTCAAGAACTTCTCGAGCCGGGAGCCCATGCGCAGGATGCACTCGCAGGAGgtgaaggcagagctgagcctcGACCGCCTGCAGCTGGAGTCCCTGCACAAG GTGCGCTTCAGCCCCAACCTGGACtcgcagggctggctgctgtccGGCGGGCAGGCTGGCATCGTGCGGGCGCACTGCGTGGCGGGGCTGGAGTCTGGCACagaccagcagctgctgccgcAGTGCCGTGCCCGCTTCAGCTCACTGTacggggctgagccctgcagccccggccccgccgcagccTCCCCCCTGCCAGCCGAGTAG